From the Lolium rigidum isolate FL_2022 chromosome 2, APGP_CSIRO_Lrig_0.1, whole genome shotgun sequence genome, one window contains:
- the LOC124690313 gene encoding coilin-like, whose product MATPPAQSPSPVRLRLVFDNRRLLRRAQREDGLRRCWLLLRPELATVADLSAHVAARFHLRRSCPGGIVFTMDGFVLPPFESTCIFRDKDIIRVKQKTCKGTVRHNDVHCIEDPEIVEKRSLPTDDKVLAIEYRIDCSKHQEEEVHCDHQPEENPKSNHNLENGHTSLKRKWRDGDARIPGSSKYPPLFVVVFSLHFLPMKYGIHTCSSFIPIPSKAGELKMAKHTGCDNNICQDQGRRGTKESKPSTIDIEAKKAAIQAEFTVELDGKEKAGRCNQTELNCETEVSGQTTQSNKMSRSARRKKLKRQFRKKAKEQLKENVECQESPTAADFPSSSNQNDLLCPPSNENGLNLPFSRHGADEEESDTSDDIVPVVVRPGHIRFEPAGELNTSLAEETQATFTWSGTMSKKKGQKWGMNNSNKRIADIGNFGEIVGSNTEDKHLMVNSKDEENGFCRVSNQKVNESNHDVLAKEKTVAEEGKSTSEPLDFDRLYPLTRLPKEGDLIVYRLVELSSSWCPEISPYRVGEVLIHDLISTRIILLPVPEYPIIMKEMIIEDKLDMPVDISPYKEDGSLEIEYSSLLDVRLLKGSEPVSSALSTPIRETGKKEELTAGEPVTLDKNKGIVHSQTAILVSNNTKDPEAAPEKEHSKVWEENSEIPSDKPDEVQENGWGTWKPNASTSAWSYRAQRSSALGPTLALLRGKNDKGGKPKPPSRKYAR is encoded by the exons ATGGCCACGCCGCCGGCGCAGTCGCCGTCGCCCGTTAGGCTCCGGCTTGTGTTCGACAACCGCCGCCTTCTACGGAGGGCGCAGCGGGAGGACGGACTCCGGCGCTGCTGGCTTCTACTCCGACCCGAGCTCGCTACTGTCGCCGATCTCTCCGCCCACGTCGCCGCCCGTTTCCACCTCCGCCGCTCCTGTCCTGGTGGCATCGTCTTCACG ATGGATGGATTTGTCTTGCCACCATTCGAGTCGACTTGCATATTCAGGGACAAGGATATCATAAG GGTAAAACAGAAAACTTGCAAGGGTACAGTACGCCATAATGACGTACACTGTATTGAAGATCCTGAGATAGTAGAAAAGCGGTCGCTTCCAACTGATGATAAAGTTCTTGCAATCGAGTATCGTATTGACTGTAGTAAGCACCAAGAAGAAGAGGTACATTGTGATCATCAGCCTGAAGAGAATCCAAAATCCAACCACAATCTAGAAAATGGGCATACAAGTTTGAAGAGGAAATGGCGAGATGGAGATGCAAGAATACCTGGGAGTTCAAAGTATCCTCCTTTATTTGTTGTTGTATTTTCGCTTCACTTTCTGCCAATGAAATATGGTATCCACACTTGTTCTAGTTTTATCCCCATCCCTTCAAAAGCTGGC GAACTGAAGATGGCAAAACACACAGGGTGCGACAACAACATTTGCCAAGACCAAGGTCGCCGTGGCACCAAAGAGTCGAAGCCATCAACTATTGACATTGAAGCAAAGAAGGCAGCGATACAAGCTGAATTCACTGTTGAATTGGATGGAAAGGAAAAAGCTGGCAG GTGCAACCAGACCGAGTTGAATTGCGAAACTGAGGTCTCTGGGCAGACAACTCAAAGTAATAAAATG AGTCGAAGTGCTCGTCGTAAGAAGCTCAAAAGGCAATTTAGGAAGAAAGCCAAAGAACAGCTGAAAGAG AATGTGGAGTGCCAGGAATCACCCACTGCTGCTGACTTTCCATCTTCAAGCAACCAAAATGATCTTCTTTGCCCGCCTAGCAATGAGAATGGCCTGAACTTGCCATTTTCAAGGCATGGAGCAGATGAGGAAGAATCAGATACATCAGACGATATTGTTCCAGTTGTGGTTCGTCCTGGTCACATTCGCTTTGAACCAGCAG GTGAACTAAATACATCATTAGCGGAGGAAACGCAG GCAACTTTCACGTGGAGTGGAACTATGAGCAAAAAGAAGGGCCAGAAGTGGGGGATgaacaactcaaataagagaatcGCTGATATTGGCAATTTTGGGGAAATAGTTGGAAGTAATACTGAAGATAAGCACCTTATGGTAAATAGTAAGGACGAGGAAAATGGTTTTTGTCGTGTCAGCAATCAGAAGGTCAATGAGAGCAATCATGATGTATTAGCGAAGGAGAAGACTGTTGCTGAGGAAGGGAAGTCTACCAGTGAACCTTTGGACTTTGATAGACTTTACCCCCTAACACGACTTCCAAAG GAGGGAGATCTTATTGTATATCGGTTGGTTGAATTGTCTTCCTCATGGTGTCCGGAGATTTCTCCGTACCGG GTCGGTGAAGTTCTTATACATGATTTGATATCAACGCGCATCATTCTCTTGCCTGTTCCGGAGTATCCAATCATCATGAAGGAAATGATAATCGAGGACAAGTTAGACATGCCGGTGGATATTTCACCCTACAAGGAAGATGGTTCCTTGGAG ATTGAGTACTCTTCCCTTCTTGATGTAAGACTATTGAAGGGTAGTGAGCCAGTATCTTCAGCTCTTAGTACTCCCATTAGAGAAACAGGAAAGAAAGAGGAACTAACAGCCGGAGAACCAGTTACCTTAGACAAAAATAAAGGCATAGTTCACAGCCAGACTGCAATTTTGGTGTCAAATAACACTAAAGATCCTGAAGCGGCACCAG AAAAGGAACATAGTAAGGTTTGGGAGGAAAACAGCGAAATACCAAGTGACAAGCCTGACGAAGTTCAAGAGAATGGCTGGGGAACTTGGAAACCAAATGCTAGCACGTCGGCCTGGTCATATAGAGCGCAAAGAAGCAGTGCTCTTGGTCCAACACTTGCGCTTTTGAGAGGCAAAAATGACAAGGGGGGCAAACCTAAACCTCCCAGTCGGAAATACGCCAGGTGA